Genomic window (Mycolicibacterium smegmatis):
TCGAGGTCGAGGAAGACCTGATCCGCAGGCAGGGTCTTCGCCTTTTCGATCATCTTCGCGCTGCTTCCCGGAACCGAGAGGCAGGTTCTACGGGGCCGATACGTGTTCTCCACGCCCACAGTCTCTACCCTTTGACTCATGGCGGCGGTGAACAGGGTCTACGCGGCCCGGCTTGCGGGGTTGGTGGTTCTCGGCCCCGACGGCGAATCCATCGGCCGTGTACGCGATGTGGTGATCAGCATCAGTATCGTCCGCCAGCAGCCGAGGGTCATCGGCCTGGTCGTCGAATTGCTCACCCGCAGAAGGATTTTCGTACCGATCCTGCGCGTCACCGCGATCGAGCCGGGTGCGGTCACACTCGCGACGGGCAGTGTTTCGCTGCGCAAGTTCGTCCAGCGGCCCGGTGAGGTGCTGGTGCTGGGCCAGGTGCTGGAGACGCGCGTGCGCGTGGAGGATCCGGACCTGCCCGAGCTCGCCGGGGTGGACGTCGTGGTGGTCGACCTGGGCATCGAGCAGACCCGGACACGCGATTGGGTGGTGACGCGCTTCGCGGTGCGCCAGCAGCGCAGGCTCGGCCGACGCAGCAACGTGTACGTCGTCGAATGGCAGAACGTGCACGGCCTCACGCCGTCGGGTCTCGCCATGCCCGATCAGGGCGTCGCCTCGCTGCTGGAGCAGTTCGAGGGACAGCGCCCCGTCGAGGTCGCCGAGGCGTTGCGCGAGCTCCCGCCCAAACGGCGCTACGAGCTGTTCCGCGCCTTCGACGACGACCGGCTCGCCGACGTGCTCGCGGAGCTTCCCGAGGATGAGCAGGCCGACGTGCTGCGCGGGCTCAACACCGAACGTGCCGCGCTCGTGCTTGAGGCCATGGACCCCGACGACGCGGCCGACCTGCTGGGCGCGATGACGCCCGCCGATGCCGAGGTGCTGCTGGGCCGGATGGACCCCGAGGACTCCGAGGACGTGCGACGGCTGCTGGCCCACTCCCCCGACACCGCGGGCGGTCTGATGACCTCCGAGCCCGTGGTCCTCGCTCCCGACACCACGGTCGCCGAGGCGCTCGCGCGTGTGCGCGACCCCGACCTCACACCCGCACTGGCGTCGCTCGCCTTCGTCGCGCGCCCGCCGACCGCGACGCCCACGGGGCACTACCTGGGCTGCGTACACCTGCAACGCCTGCTGCGCGAACCGCCGGCCACGCTGGTCAGCGGCATCGTCGACAACGATCTGCCCACGCTGAGCCCCGAGGACTCCCTCGCCGCGGTGACCCGCTACTTCGCGGCGTACAACCTGGTGTGCGGGCCTGTCGTCGATTCGCAGAACCACCTGGTGGGCGCGGTCTCGGTCGATGA
Coding sequences:
- a CDS encoding magnesium transporter MgtE N-terminal domain-containing protein, which translates into the protein MAAVNRVYAARLAGLVVLGPDGESIGRVRDVVISISIVRQQPRVIGLVVELLTRRRIFVPILRVTAIEPGAVTLATGSVSLRKFVQRPGEVLVLGQVLETRVRVEDPDLPELAGVDVVVVDLGIEQTRTRDWVVTRFAVRQQRRLGRRSNVYVVEWQNVHGLTPSGLAMPDQGVASLLEQFEGQRPVEVAEALRELPPKRRYELFRAFDDDRLADVLAELPEDEQADVLRGLNTERAALVLEAMDPDDAADLLGAMTPADAEVLLGRMDPEDSEDVRRLLAHSPDTAGGLMTSEPVVLAPDTTVAEALARVRDPDLTPALASLAFVARPPTATPTGHYLGCVHLQRLLREPPATLVSGIVDNDLPTLSPEDSLAAVTRYFAAYNLVCGPVVDSQNHLVGAVSVDDVLDHLLPDDWRETDEPELRVSGS